Within Caproicibacterium argilliputei, the genomic segment CCACCAGTTTGGCATCCGCCGGGTCGGTGACTGCGGTTATGACTACCGGTGTATCAGTGACCACCTTGGCAACGGATTGCGCAATCGGCGTGGCAATTGCCAGAATCAAATCCGGCTTTTTGCTTGCCATGGTGTTGGCAACCGTCACACAGTTGGACTGGTCGCCCTGCGCGTTCTGCACGTCATACGTGACGTTTTTTCCTTCTTCAAAGCCGGCTGCTGTCATGCCTTCTTTAAATCCCTTCAAGGAGGCATCCATTGCGGGGTGCGTCATGTACTGCGCCACGCCGATGGTGTATTTTTTGGCGCCGGAGTTTTCCGAAGCGCCTGTGGAAGAGCTGCTGCCCGAGCCGCAGGCGGTGGTGCCGGCCAGTACAGCCGCCGCCATAACCGCGGCCATCGCTTTTGCTATTTTTTTCATTGCTGATTCCCTCCTGAATTGGCTGCAGCAGGCCGTGCTGCTGTTTTTCTGTGTTTATGATTTAAAGCTTCAACCTCTTGAAGTTTATTAACACATTGTACACATATCATAGCTGGTTGTCAAGAACACAATTGCTTTGCAATCCGTATGGATTTCTTATATAATATAGAGAAGGGAACATACCATTTTGCGGGAGGATACGGCATGACAGTGAAAATATATATATATGATACGCACGGCGGCGAGGAGCAGCATTGCGCCCTTGCGCCGGAGCCGGATGGAAACGATGACGGCGGCAGAGATTATGTACTGCCAAAGGGTTACACCTTTGAGAATGGGGCGCTGCGTTCCGCCTGCGGAACCTGCCAGTTAAAAATGCACAACGGTGCTCCGCTTCTGATTGATGCGGAGCATGAGCTGGCTTTTTTGCTGGAGCAGGAGAAAAAAGTCACACAGCGCAGGGAAGCCGCCGAAATGACCCGTCAGCAGCTGGCGGATGCGGCGGGACTGACGCTGTATGAATTGTATCAAATTGAAAATCATGAGGTAGAGCCCGGCAGCGCGGTGCTGGGAAAGCTGGCCGCCGCCCTGCACTGCGATGCCCTGGACTTGATTTGAAAAAGCAGGGTGGAGAAAAAACGAAAAAGGACCACACAGGGAGCCGGAAAGCGGCTTTGCCTGTGCGGTCCTTTCTGCTTGGTGCGCCCGGGAGGATTCGAACCTCTGGCCTTTGGAGTCGGAGTCCAACGCTCTATCCAGCTGAGCTACGAGCGCAGAAAAACTGTTTTCTTCAAAACAGCGCTCTTATTATAACACAATCTTTTTTGTGTGACAAGCATTTTCGGGAATTTTTGCGCGCCAGTGCAGAAAAAAGACCAAAAGCAGAAGCACTGCTTTTGGTCTTTTGTGGCGGAGAGGATGCGACTCGAACGCACAATGCCTTGCGGCACACCACATTTCCAATGTGGCTCCTTACCAATTAGAATACCTCTCCAAATTGGTAATTGCTGCGCTGCATTTCATCAGCGACACTCACTATTATAGCACACTTTGCAGAAAAAGCAACCCCTTTTTTCCCGATTCTGCGAAAATATTTTCTTTTTGCAGGATTTCCTTGCGCGCACGCGCCAGTTGCGGTACACTGAAATTGCCGATAAATTATCATATTTCAGCTAAATAAAGTGCAAAATTACCAGGACGGCAGCCTCGAACCGAGGGCGCGCTTTGCAAAGCTGAACTTAGGAGGAAATATAGTTTGGAACGTGTAAAAATTGCGGAGCTCTATCAAAACAGCGAAGCGTTCCGCGCAAAGACCATGACCGTCTGCGGCTGGGTGCGCTCTGTGCGCGACAGCAAGACGCTGGGCTTTATGGATTTGAATGACGGCAGCTGCTTTAAGGGGTTGCAGATTGTTTTTGAAGCGGGGAAAATTTCCAATTTCGCAGAAGTGTCCAAGTACAATGTTGGCGCTGCGGTTTGCGTGACGGGCGAACTGCTGCTGACACCGCAGGCGAAACAGCCATTTGAGCTGCACGCGGTTTCGGTGGTGCTGGAGGGCGCTTCGACGCCGGAGTATCCCTTGCAGAAAAAGCGCCACAGTGTCGAGTATCTGCGCAGCATTGCGCACCTGCGTCCGCGCACCAATTTGTTTTCCGCTGCATTTCGTGTGCGTTCTGCCGCCGCTTACGGGATTCATAAGTTCTTTCAGGAGCGCGGCTTTATTTACGCGCACACACCGCTGATTACCGCAAGCGACTGCGAGGGTGCAGGGGAGATGTTCCGTGTCACCACGCTGGACCCCGCCAACCCGCCGCGCAAAGAGGACGGCAGCGTGGATTTCAGCGAGGATTTCTTCCAGAAACCCGCCTCTCTGACGGTTTCCGGTCAGCTGGAAGCGGAGTGCATGACCATGGCGTTCGGGCAGGTTTACACTTTCGGCCCGACATTCCGTGCGGAAAAATCTTACACCCAGCGCCACGCGGCTGAGTTTTGGATGATTGAGCCGGAAATTGCGTTTGCAGAGCTGGAGGACGTCATGCAGCTTGCCGAAGCCATGATGAAGGATGTAATCCGTTATGTCATGGAAACCTGCCCGCAGGATCTTGCCTTCTGCAACCAGTTTGTGGACAAGGGGTTGCTGGAACGCCTGCAGAATGTGGTTGACAATGACTTCGCCCGCGTTACCTATACGGAAGCAGTCGAAATTCTCAAGAAGCAGAATGACAAATTTGCATACAAAGTAGATTGGGGCACTGACCTGCAGACAGAACACGAGAAGTATCTGACCGAGCAGGTGTACAAACGGCCGGTGTTCGTCACCAATTATCCGGCAGCCATCAAAGCATTTTATATGCGCGCCAATGAAGATGGCAAAACCGTTGCGGCGGTGGATCTGCTGGTGCCCGGCATCGGGGAAATCATCGGCGGCAGCCAGCGCGAGGAGCGCTTGGAGGTACTGGAAGCAAAAATGCAGAAGCTTGGCATGAACCCGGAGGACTACTGGTGGTACCTTGACCTGCGCCGCTACGGCAGCACCCGCCACGGCGGTTACGGCTTGGGCTTTGAGCGTCTGATTATGTATCTGACCGGAATCCAGAATATCCGCGACGTTCTGCCCTTTCCGCGCACCACCGGAAGCGCAGAGTTTTAAGCGGGCGCATTCGTTTTGCGGGGTTGCTGCTTTCGCGCAGCACCCCGCTTCTTTATGCAATTCTCCGTGTCGCTTTCACTAAAAATCCTACAAATTCGCCGCGACACATTTGTAAATATGCAAGATTTCATTTTACTACTTGCATTTTTGCCGCGTGGTGTGTACAATAGGATAGGCTTTTGAGATTGAGAATAGGGAGATGCGTGGTTGTTGGAATTTCAGAAAATGTCCGAGAAAGAGCTGCGGGATTTGAAAGCGGAGCTGGCAGAAAAATTTGAGGCTTATAAAGCACAGGGGCTGAAACTGAACATGGCGCGCGGAAAACCCGGCGCGGAGCAGCTTGCCCTTTCCATGAAAATGCTGGACGTTTTAAATTCCCAGTCGGATATGCAGACTTCCGATGGGTTGGACTGCCGCAACTATGGCGGACCGGACGGTTTGCCGGAAATGCGGGAGCTGCTGGCGCAGATGATGGGGCTGCAAGCGGAGAATGTGCTGGTCGGCGGTAACTCCAGCCTGAATTTGATGTTTGACACGGTTTCCTGCGCCATGACGCACGGTCTGCCCGGCGGCAAGCCGTGGTGTCTGCAGGCAGACCGGAAGTTCCTGTGCCCTGCGCCGGGGTATGACCGGCATTTTTCTGTGACCGAATATTTTGGTTTTGAACTGATTACCGTACCGATGCTGCCCACCGGCCCGGATATGGATATGGTGGAACGTTTGGTGCGCAGCGACGCTTCTATAAAAGGAATCTGGTGCGTACCGAAGTATTCCAACCCGACCGGGATCACCTATTCGGATGAAACTGTACGGCGGTTCGCCGCGCTGAAGCCGGCGGCTCCGGATTTCCGCATTTTCTGGGATAATGCTTACTGTGTGCATGACCTGACGGACACACCGGATGTGCTGCTGAACCTGTGGGACGAATGCCGCAAAAACGGGACGGAGGATCTGCCGCTGTTCTTTGCCTCTACCAGTAAAATTACGTTTCCCGGGGCGGGCATTGCTGCACTGGGCGCAAGCGAAAAGAATCTGGCGGTGCTGCGCAACCATTTCCGCTATCAGACCATCGGACCGGATAAGCTGAACCAGATGCGCCATCTGGCATTTTTGAAGGACATGAATGGCGTACACGCGCAGATGCAGAAGCACCGCGCGTTGATTGCACCGAAGTTTGAAGTGGTGGAAGAAACTTTTGCGGAACAGCTGACCGGCAAAGGCGTTGCCGCGTGGTCTAAACCGAATGGCGGGTACTTTATCAGCGTTGATGTGCTGGATGGCTGTGCCAAACGCACAGTGGCTCTGTGCAAGGAGGCCGGTGTTACGCTGACCGGCGCGGGCGCGACTTATCCTTATAAGAAGGACCCGAATGACCGCAACATCCGCGTGGCACCAACGTATCCGCCCAAAACAGAAGTGAAGGCTGCCGCAGAACTGTTCTGCCTGTGCGCGCAGTTGGCTGCGTGCGAAAAGCTGCTGCAGAACGCCTGAAGATAAACGTCTGTTTCTGCCGCTGAACCGAGAACAAAAGGACAGCCGTATGCCGCGGCTGTCCTTTTGTAATTCCGCGGAAAAACGGAATGGAATCATTGACTTTCCTGTACAAAAAAACTATAATAGTGTGTGTTACGTCTGCGAATATGCTTACTTTCGCGGAAAACAAAACACATTGGAGGACTTGCGCATGAAGCGAGCACGAAAACCACTCTTTTTCATCGTTGCAATCCTCATCTTGGCCTTTACGTTCGTTTCCATTTCGGGCGTTTATTACTACAAAGGCGATACCAAGACGACCTGCGTGAAGGGTGTCGGGGATATTAGATGGGGTATTGACATTAAAGGCGGTGTGGAGGCAACTTTTTCTCCCGAATCAAACGGGACAAAAGTGACCAAGGAGCAGATGGATTCTGCGAAATCCGTAATTGAAACACGTCTGGTACAGAACAATATTACCGACTATGAACTTTACGCGGATTACAACCAGCATAAAATCATCACCCGTTTTCCGTGGCAGAGCGGCGAAACCGACTTTGACCCGGAATCGGCGATTAAAGAGCTGGCCGCAACTTCCGTGCTGACTTTCCGTGAGGGAAGCGAGTACACCAATACCAGCGTCGGAAGCGACGGGCAGGAAATACACACAACGCCCAAGGGCACCACAGCCAGTAACATATTCTTAAAGGGCAGTGATGTAAAGTCTGCAAGCTCCGGTGTGACACAGGACTCTTCCACAGGCGCAACAGAGTATGTTGTCGAGCTGGAACTGACCAGTGACGGCGCAAAGAAATTTGCCACGGCAACGAAAAAGGTTGCCAACGAAGGCAGCACCCTTTCCATCTGGATGGACGACACCATGATTTCTTCCGCCACTGTGGATAAGGACAAGTTCGGCTCCACCGGCATTACCGGCGGCAAAGCAGAAATCAGCGGCAACTTTACAGCGGAGTCTGCGGCACAGCTTGCCAACCAGATTAACTCCGGCGCGCTGCCGTTTAAGCTGTCTGTGACCAGCTTCAGCAGCATTAGCCCGACGCTGGGTTCTTCTTCGCTGCAGGCAATGGCCATGGCAGGTGTCATTGGCTTTATTCTGGTTTGTCTGTTCATGATTTTCATGTTCCGGCTGCCTGGCGTGGTGGCTGTCATCTCCCTTTGCGGACAGATGGCGCTGTGCTTTGCCGCGGTTTCCGGTTTCTTCCCGTTTATGAAGAGCTTTACCATGACACTGCCCGGCATTGCGGGCATCATCCTTTCCATCGGCATGGGCGTGGATGCAAACATTATTACGGCAACGCGTATTAAAGAGGAAATTTATGCCGGCAAGACCATCGACGCAGCTATTAAGGCAGGCGACGACAACAGCTTCTGGGCCATCTTTGACGGCAACGTCACCACCATTCTGGTTTCCATTGTCCTGATGCTGGTTTTCGGCCCGACCAATATCCTTTCCATGCTGTTCGGAGCGAGCACGACCGGTTCGATTTATTCCTTTGGTTATACCCTGCTTCTGGGCAACATCGGCAACTTCATCTTCGGCGTCTTTACCAGCCGTGTCATGACAAGGTCGCTTTCCGCATTCAAGCCCCTGCGCAAGAAGTGGATGTATGGAGGTGCAATGCATGAAGCAGTTTAAGATTCATTTCAGTAAAAACAGCAAGATTTATTACGGCATTTCCATCGGCATCATGATTTTTGGCTTGATTTTCAACATTGCGTTCGGCGCAAAGTTGAGCATCGAGTTCCGCGGCGGCACGCAGCTGAAGTATTCTTACACTGACACATCCGGCAAGGTCAATCAGGCGGGTGTGGAGCAGGTTGTCAAGGATACTGTCAATCGGGAATCCTCCGTGGTTTTGAACAACAATGTGAAAAATTCCGCGGGTGCTACCGCCAGCAATAAAATTACGGTGGAGCTTTCCGGAACCGAAGCGATTACAGTGGACGCTCAGCAGAAGCTGGCAAAAAATTTGAACACCAAATTTCCCAACTGTACCTTTAAGCTGGACGAGTCCAGTTCCATTAACCCGACCATGGGCATTAACTTCCTGATTAAGTGCATTGTGGCTGTTGCCATTACCATTGTCTTGCTGGTGCTTTATGTTGCCATGCGATTTAAGAAAATCGGTGGTTTCGCTGCCGGCCTCATGGCGATTGTGGCGCTGATTCATGACTTGATCATGGTCTACTTCACCTTCGTGATTTTCCGGCTGCCGATTGATGACAACTTCATTGCGGTGGTTCTGTTGATTCTGGGTTACTCCCTGAACGATACGATTATTGTCTTTGACCGTGTGCGTGAAAACCGCCGTGAACTGCCAGCAAAGACACCGATTGGCGATTTGGTGGATCTTAGCATCAACCAGACACTGACACGTTCCATTTACACCGCGTTCTGCACGGTGCTGGTCATTGCGTGCCTGCTGGTGGTTTCTGTGCACTTCCAGCTTGACAGCGTCATCACCCTGTCGCTGCCGATGATGATCGGCGTTGTTTCCGGCTGCTACTCTTCCGTGTGCATTGCCGGCCCACTGTATGTTGCGTGGACCCAGCACGCCGAGAAAAAAGGCAAAGGGGAGCACGATACAAAGGCTCCTGCTGCAGCCGAAGAATAAGTTCATTTGCAAAAACCGTTTCCGGTGTATTCGGAAGCGGCTTTTTTGTGTGGCAGCATAGGGCATAAAAAGACAGAACCGGTTTTTGCATCGGTTCTGTCTTTTTGTCCGGCAGTTAGTTCTTTCGGCGGTGTCCGCGCACCAGATAGGCTGCGCTGATGAGCAGAAACAATAGGGCAGCTGCGTAAAATCCAACGCGGAAGTCGGGCACCAGCAGGCTGAAAACAGCCAAAATCGCCAGCAGAAGCAGGGTGACCCACGCGCCCGGCCTGCCAAGGCTGAGAGGGGAGGAGAGGGATTCCTCCGGTCGCTTTTCCTTTTGCCACAGCAGAAAAATCACCAGATTGATGCTCCAGTTGAAAAACGTGAAGTAGGACGAGGCGGAAATCAAGTAATTAAACAGTTTGGCGCTGACGAAAAAGGAAAGCGCCACCACCGCAAAAATCAGCAAGCCGGTGGTCAGCCACGCATGGCGGTAAAACCCGGAGGCAGTCGTCTTGCTAAGGGAGGCGGGTGCTTCACCGGCTTCTGCGAGGGAAGCCAGAACCTGCACGCTGCCAAAGTAGTTTCCCACCATGACGGAAAGGGCGGCAATCAGCACAACCGCGTTCATGGCAGCAGGTGCCCACGAAATACCGATTTTTTGCAGCACCAGTACCAGCGGTGAGCGGTCAGTCTGAATGGTGTGCCAGTCCAGAATACAGATGATGCACAGAATGGTCAGGGTGTACAGGGTGACGGTTCCGCCTGTCATGGCGATGGAGGCTTTGGGCACATCCTTTGCGGGATTCTGCACATTTGCCGTGGCCATAGCCACCGTACTGACACCGGCAAAGGTAAACACGACTACCAGCATGGACTGCAGCAGCCCGGAAATGCCGTGTGGAAAGAACGTTTTGACGCTCTGAAACGGAGAGGGCCGCGCGGTTATGCCGCGGGCGGTCAGAAAGCGGAAGCAAATGACCAGAAACAGCAGCAGTACGGCAATCTTTATGACCGCCATCACAGACTCCACCAAACCAAACTTTTCAGTGTTCAGACTGTTAATGCCGATGACCAGCAGCAGAATCAGGCAGGCGAGCGGGGCTAAGGGTACCTGTGGCAGCCAGTACTGCAGAAAAATAGCGGCAGCCACCGCTTCGGAGGCTATCGCCAGAACGTTGGCGAAAAAAATGACCCAACCGGTGACAAATCCGATGTACTTGCCCAGAAACTGCTCCGCGTAAACCTTGAAAGAACCGGTAATGGGTCGATTCATGCTGATGCCGGTCATGGCAGCCAGCACCTGTGAAAATAGAAATCCACAGATTAAAAAGGTCAGTACAACCGAAGGGCCGGCCTGCTGAATCGGCAGAGCGCACCCCAGAAAAAAACCGGAACCGATGATGCTGCCAATGCCCAGTCCGGCGAGCGTAAAGGCGTTCAGCCTGCGGGAGGACGCGGTGTTTTGATAGCTGCTGTTCTGTATACTTTGCATAGACCTGTTCCTTTCACCGGAAAATTCTATGCTTAGTATAAACGGTTTGTGCGCGGCTAATCGTTTTTCGGTGCTTCCGCCGGTTCGGACAGGGCACAAAGCTTGGTCTGCATATACTCCCGTGGCGAGCAGCCCTCCACTTTTTTGAAGACTTTGCTAAAATAAAAAGCGCTTTCAAAGCCGAGCTTGGAGGCAATCTCATAGATTTTGTAGGTGCCATGCCGCATCATTTCTTTGGCGGCGGCAATTTTTTCGTGCGTGATAAATTCCACAAAGCTGTGACCGGTTTCCTTAGTGAAAAGCTGGCTGAGGTAGTTGGCGCTGAAGCCAAAGACAGCGGAAACTTCGTTGAGGGAAAGCTTGCGGTCCAGATGTGCCCGGATGTACTGCATGACTTTCTGCACGGTCATGGCTTTGTAGTTTTGGCGGTTCTGGCGCAGCTGCAGCGAAAGCCCCGCGCGCAGCGTGCGAATCCAGTCTGTGACATCGGGAACCGTGCGGCAGGCATACAGACAGCGGCAGCCCTCCTCGCCGGGGAAAATGCGGTTT encodes:
- the secF gene encoding protein translocase subunit SecF, with the translated sequence MKQFKIHFSKNSKIYYGISIGIMIFGLIFNIAFGAKLSIEFRGGTQLKYSYTDTSGKVNQAGVEQVVKDTVNRESSVVLNNNVKNSAGATASNKITVELSGTEAITVDAQQKLAKNLNTKFPNCTFKLDESSSINPTMGINFLIKCIVAVAITIVLLVLYVAMRFKKIGGFAAGLMAIVALIHDLIMVYFTFVIFRLPIDDNFIAVVLLILGYSLNDTIIVFDRVRENRRELPAKTPIGDLVDLSINQTLTRSIYTAFCTVLVIACLLVVSVHFQLDSVITLSLPMMIGVVSGCYSSVCIAGPLYVAWTQHAEKKGKGEHDTKAPAAAEE
- a CDS encoding preprotein translocase subunit SecD; the protein is MKRARKPLFFIVAILILAFTFVSISGVYYYKGDTKTTCVKGVGDIRWGIDIKGGVEATFSPESNGTKVTKEQMDSAKSVIETRLVQNNITDYELYADYNQHKIITRFPWQSGETDFDPESAIKELAATSVLTFREGSEYTNTSVGSDGQEIHTTPKGTTASNIFLKGSDVKSASSGVTQDSSTGATEYVVELELTSDGAKKFATATKKVANEGSTLSIWMDDTMISSATVDKDKFGSTGITGGKAEISGNFTAESAAQLANQINSGALPFKLSVTSFSSISPTLGSSSLQAMAMAGVIGFILVCLFMIFMFRLPGVVAVISLCGQMALCFAAVSGFFPFMKSFTMTLPGIAGIILSIGMGVDANIITATRIKEEIYAGKTIDAAIKAGDDNSFWAIFDGNVTTILVSIVLMLVFGPTNILSMLFGASTTGSIYSFGYTLLLGNIGNFIFGVFTSRVMTRSLSAFKPLRKKWMYGGAMHEAV
- a CDS encoding aminotransferase class I/II-fold pyridoxal phosphate-dependent enzyme, whose protein sequence is MEFQKMSEKELRDLKAELAEKFEAYKAQGLKLNMARGKPGAEQLALSMKMLDVLNSQSDMQTSDGLDCRNYGGPDGLPEMRELLAQMMGLQAENVLVGGNSSLNLMFDTVSCAMTHGLPGGKPWCLQADRKFLCPAPGYDRHFSVTEYFGFELITVPMLPTGPDMDMVERLVRSDASIKGIWCVPKYSNPTGITYSDETVRRFAALKPAAPDFRIFWDNAYCVHDLTDTPDVLLNLWDECRKNGTEDLPLFFASTSKITFPGAGIAALGASEKNLAVLRNHFRYQTIGPDKLNQMRHLAFLKDMNGVHAQMQKHRALIAPKFEVVEETFAEQLTGKGVAAWSKPNGGYFISVDVLDGCAKRTVALCKEAGVTLTGAGATYPYKKDPNDRNIRVAPTYPPKTEVKAAAELFCLCAQLAACEKLLQNA
- the asnS gene encoding asparagine--tRNA ligase, translated to MERVKIAELYQNSEAFRAKTMTVCGWVRSVRDSKTLGFMDLNDGSCFKGLQIVFEAGKISNFAEVSKYNVGAAVCVTGELLLTPQAKQPFELHAVSVVLEGASTPEYPLQKKRHSVEYLRSIAHLRPRTNLFSAAFRVRSAAAYGIHKFFQERGFIYAHTPLITASDCEGAGEMFRVTTLDPANPPRKEDGSVDFSEDFFQKPASLTVSGQLEAECMTMAFGQVYTFGPTFRAEKSYTQRHAAEFWMIEPEIAFAELEDVMQLAEAMMKDVIRYVMETCPQDLAFCNQFVDKGLLERLQNVVDNDFARVTYTEAVEILKKQNDKFAYKVDWGTDLQTEHEKYLTEQVYKRPVFVTNYPAAIKAFYMRANEDGKTVAAVDLLVPGIGEIIGGSQREERLEVLEAKMQKLGMNPEDYWWYLDLRRYGSTRHGGYGLGFERLIMYLTGIQNIRDVLPFPRTTGSAEF
- a CDS encoding amino acid permease; amino-acid sequence: MQSIQNSSYQNTASSRRLNAFTLAGLGIGSIIGSGFFLGCALPIQQAGPSVVLTFLICGFLFSQVLAAMTGISMNRPITGSFKVYAEQFLGKYIGFVTGWVIFFANVLAIASEAVAAAIFLQYWLPQVPLAPLACLILLLVIGINSLNTEKFGLVESVMAVIKIAVLLLFLVICFRFLTARGITARPSPFQSVKTFFPHGISGLLQSMLVVVFTFAGVSTVAMATANVQNPAKDVPKASIAMTGGTVTLYTLTILCIICILDWHTIQTDRSPLVLVLQKIGISWAPAAMNAVVLIAALSVMVGNYFGSVQVLASLAEAGEAPASLSKTTASGFYRHAWLTTGLLIFAVVALSFFVSAKLFNYLISASSYFTFFNWSINLVIFLLWQKEKRPEESLSSPLSLGRPGAWVTLLLLAILAVFSLLVPDFRVGFYAAALLFLLISAAYLVRGHRRKN
- a CDS encoding helix-turn-helix domain-containing protein, with the protein product MTVKIYIYDTHGGEEQHCALAPEPDGNDDGGRDYVLPKGYTFENGALRSACGTCQLKMHNGAPLLIDAEHELAFLLEQEKKVTQRREAAEMTRQQLADAAGLTLYELYQIENHEVEPGSAVLGKLAAALHCDALDLI